In Candidatus Zixiibacteriota bacterium, a genomic segment contains:
- the pepF gene encoding oligoendopeptidase F — MPVHAKPAAQPKRDEIDQQYTWNLADIYASESSWEADFKRARQMVDNAKLFAGRLRESPSVLYDCLEIRSELGMLLFNLYQYAFLNKDLDNRVSKYQAMTERAAMLSAEASTALAFVEPELLQIPEAELLRMAAQFSKTDVYDFYIAELIRSKAHVRSHEVEELLAMASTVSRGPDTIFSMLDDADLTYPVITDEHGNEVQLTKQRFAKLLESSDQRVRRDTSDGFYSSYKAHLNTIAATLAASVNKDVFVTRARRYDSCLHRALDGDNIPASVYHSLLDSTEANLAALHDYVTLRKRILRLDTIRPYDMFCPLFPEYDYEVPYDDAVRQVLEAVKPLGTEYQQAMSHAFTTRWVDVFETEGKGSGAYNYGNYSVHPFVLMNYNDTVDNMFTLAHEMGHAMHSHLSNRTQPYAKSQYSIFVAEVASTLNEGLLLHYLLEKTTDKRARLYLLNRHLDNTLGTFFHQVMYARFELVIHEQVESGNALSPEYLNQVWGKLTEQYYGPIMELDEHSKLKWSRVPHFYNMYYVYQYATSYAASQAIMAMFLTGEAGIIKRYLELLSSGGKDHPIELLKKCGVDMSSPKPVLATIDLFRDQVKQMDSLV, encoded by the coding sequence ATGCCCGTACACGCGAAACCAGCTGCGCAACCAAAGCGCGATGAGATAGACCAACAGTACACCTGGAATCTGGCGGATATTTATGCCAGCGAGAGTTCCTGGGAGGCGGATTTCAAACGCGCCAGGCAGATGGTCGACAACGCCAAGTTGTTTGCCGGTCGCCTTCGGGAGTCGCCGTCCGTTCTATACGATTGTCTTGAAATCCGCAGCGAGCTTGGTATGTTGCTCTTCAACCTGTATCAGTATGCGTTTCTCAACAAGGATCTCGACAACCGGGTCTCCAAGTACCAGGCCATGACCGAGCGAGCCGCCATGCTCTCGGCGGAGGCGTCCACCGCCCTCGCTTTCGTTGAACCGGAACTGCTTCAGATACCGGAGGCGGAACTGCTGCGGATGGCGGCGCAGTTTTCCAAAACCGATGTCTACGATTTCTATATCGCCGAACTGATCCGGTCCAAGGCGCATGTTCGCTCGCACGAGGTGGAGGAGCTCCTGGCGATGGCCAGCACGGTCTCACGTGGGCCGGATACGATCTTCAGCATGCTCGATGATGCCGACCTCACCTACCCGGTGATTACCGACGAGCACGGCAACGAGGTTCAACTCACCAAGCAGCGGTTTGCAAAACTACTTGAATCATCAGATCAGCGAGTCCGGCGTGATACCAGCGACGGCTTCTATTCTTCGTACAAGGCGCACCTGAACACCATTGCCGCCACGCTGGCGGCCAGCGTAAACAAAGATGTATTCGTAACACGCGCGCGCCGATACGACAGCTGCCTTCACCGGGCGCTCGACGGTGACAATATCCCGGCGTCGGTGTATCATTCGCTCCTCGACAGCACCGAGGCGAATCTGGCCGCCCTGCACGACTACGTGACGCTCCGAAAGCGGATACTGAGGCTCGACACGATCCGGCCGTACGACATGTTCTGTCCGCTGTTTCCGGAATATGACTACGAGGTGCCCTACGACGATGCGGTTCGCCAGGTGCTCGAGGCGGTGAAACCGCTCGGGACGGAGTATCAGCAGGCGATGTCGCATGCCTTTACGACTCGCTGGGTGGACGTGTTCGAGACCGAGGGAAAAGGGAGCGGCGCCTACAACTACGGCAACTACAGCGTGCATCCATTCGTGCTGATGAACTACAACGATACGGTCGACAACATGTTTACGCTGGCGCACGAAATGGGGCACGCCATGCACAGCCATTTGTCCAACCGAACACAGCCGTACGCCAAATCACAATACTCCATCTTTGTGGCCGAGGTCGCCTCGACCCTCAACGAGGGACTTCTGTTGCATTATCTGCTGGAGAAGACGACCGACAAGCGGGCCAGGCTCTATTTGTTGAACCGGCATCTCGACAACACGCTCGGCACGTTCTTTCACCAGGTGATGTACGCGCGTTTCGAGCTCGTGATTCACGAACAAGTTGAAAGCGGCAACGCCCTCTCCCCCGAATATCTGAATCAGGTATGGGGTAAGCTGACGGAGCAGTACTACGGTCCGATCATGGAACTGGACGAGCATTCGAAACTCAAATGGTCCCGTGTCCCGCATTTCTACAACATGTATTACGTGTATCAATACGCGACATCGTATGCCGCCTCGCAGGCGATCATGGCGATGTTCCTCACGGGGGAAGCGGGAATTATCAAACGCTACCTCGAACTATTGTCCTCCGGCGGCAAAGATCATCCCATCGAGCTGCTCAAGAAATGCGGTGTCGACATGAGTTCACCCAAGCCAGTGCTGGCCACGATCGATCTGTTCCGGGATCAGGTGAAACAGATGGATAGTCTGGTGTAA
- a CDS encoding pyridoxamine 5'-phosphate oxidase family protein, with protein sequence MRRKDKEITDRGLIETILREALVCHLAFVDSDRPYVVAMNFGYQDNRLYMHSAPEGRKIECIRRNPLVCFQMEARAELVTSVKACSFSMRYLSVVGYGNASLVESPVEKRQALDVIMRKYTGRDGFVYADASVEEIAVIRIDVTEMTGKKSKLE encoded by the coding sequence ATGCGGCGCAAAGACAAAGAAATCACCGACCGCGGTCTGATCGAGACCATTCTGAGAGAGGCGCTTGTATGCCATCTCGCCTTTGTTGACAGCGATCGGCCGTATGTTGTGGCGATGAATTTCGGCTATCAGGACAACCGCCTTTATATGCATTCCGCTCCAGAGGGGCGTAAGATTGAGTGTATCAGGCGAAATCCGCTCGTCTGCTTCCAGATGGAGGCGCGCGCGGAACTGGTGACATCGGTCAAAGCGTGCAGCTTCAGTATGCGGTATCTGAGTGTCGTAGGGTATGGCAACGCATCCCTGGTCGAGAGTCCGGTCGAGAAGCGCCAGGCGCTCGACGTGATCATGCGGAAATACACCGGTCGTGACGGTTTCGTCTATGCCGATGCCTCGGTGGAGGAGATCGCGGTGATCAGGATCGACGTCACTGAAATGACCGGCAAGAAATCGAAACTCGAATAA
- a CDS encoding NUDIX hydrolase, producing METRYGVPAGRRFDIPCTQQELDRIRSSQRGQRDHDVTLYIRKGTKWVVIAKHAYPPGLYRSPSGGLHPGEDFETGIAREVSEETGCEVSIDRFLLKTSVRFFVGDSSVTSSEVRWRSFVFLTTYLRGDFNYTDHREIREVRLVDWSEFASFGKVMRTMGMGGLWYRAELHEAVAELLEAESAT from the coding sequence ATGGAGACGCGGTACGGTGTCCCAGCCGGGCGGCGCTTCGATATTCCTTGCACACAACAAGAACTGGACCGGATCCGATCGTCGCAGCGTGGGCAGCGGGATCACGATGTTACCCTGTACATCCGCAAAGGAACCAAATGGGTGGTGATCGCCAAGCATGCCTACCCGCCGGGGCTGTACCGTTCCCCATCAGGAGGTCTTCATCCCGGCGAGGATTTCGAGACCGGCATCGCGCGTGAGGTGAGCGAAGAAACCGGCTGCGAAGTATCGATCGACCGGTTCCTCCTCAAGACCAGTGTGCGTTTCTTCGTCGGAGACAGCTCCGTGACGTCATCTGAAGTACGCTGGCGTTCGTTCGTCTTCCTGACTACCTACCTGCGTGGGGATTTCAACTATACGGATCACCGCGAGATTCGCGAGGTCCGTCTGGTCGACTGGTCAGAGTTTGCGTCGTTCGGCAAGGTGATGCGCACGATGGGCATGGGGGGACTCTGGTACCGCGCCGAACTTCATGAGGCGGTAGCCGAACTGCTTGAAGCAGAATCTGCCACCTAA
- a CDS encoding M24 family metallopeptidase, which translates to MDIQKIQAYLAEHELDGWLMADFHARNTIAVAILGLSGIVTRRSFYFIPAAGEPTALVHAIEKAKFTAVQGRLITFSSYSLLEQELKELLSHSKRVAMEYSPMGRLPYIGLVDAGTIELVRDFGIEVVSSADLVASFQACLSVEQMAAHRIAARNCIEIKDKAFAYVTAALKDGRSITEFDVCRFIKEQFEAYDMTTESGPNCSVDANAGDPHYEPDEHRSAVIKKGQLVLLDLWAKMKVPHGVFGDITWMAFAGTTEQIPARYTQMFGVLVSARDKAVSFLRENIEKRPVHGYEVDDACRAVVRSAGFGEFFTHRTGHSITSSEHGTGPNIDNLETEDRRRLQKGHLFSIEPGIYQKDCGFRTEINVLIGHDGVEVTTLPLQMQITPLL; encoded by the coding sequence ATGGACATACAAAAAATCCAAGCCTATTTGGCGGAACATGAGCTTGATGGCTGGCTGATGGCGGATTTTCACGCCCGCAACACCATTGCCGTTGCCATACTGGGGCTGAGTGGTATCGTGACCCGCCGCTCGTTCTATTTCATTCCGGCAGCCGGCGAACCAACGGCCCTGGTGCACGCTATCGAAAAAGCCAAGTTTACCGCAGTCCAGGGGCGCCTGATCACCTTTTCCAGCTACAGCCTGCTCGAACAAGAGCTCAAAGAGTTGCTCAGTCACAGCAAACGGGTAGCCATGGAGTACTCGCCAATGGGCCGGTTGCCGTACATCGGATTGGTCGATGCCGGCACCATTGAACTGGTGCGCGACTTTGGAATCGAAGTGGTCTCATCGGCTGATTTGGTGGCGTCGTTTCAAGCATGTCTTTCCGTCGAGCAGATGGCCGCGCACCGCATCGCTGCGCGCAACTGCATCGAGATAAAGGACAAAGCGTTTGCCTATGTCACCGCCGCTCTTAAGGATGGCCGCTCTATCACTGAGTTCGATGTCTGTCGCTTCATCAAAGAGCAGTTTGAGGCGTACGACATGACCACCGAAAGCGGCCCCAATTGCTCGGTCGATGCCAACGCCGGCGACCCCCATTATGAGCCCGACGAACACCGCTCAGCGGTCATCAAGAAGGGCCAACTCGTTCTTTTGGATCTCTGGGCAAAAATGAAGGTCCCACACGGTGTGTTCGGCGATATCACATGGATGGCGTTCGCCGGGACGACCGAGCAGATCCCGGCCAGATATACGCAGATGTTCGGCGTGCTGGTGAGTGCGCGGGACAAGGCGGTATCGTTCCTGCGCGAAAACATCGAGAAACGGCCGGTCCATGGCTACGAAGTCGACGATGCCTGCCGTGCCGTGGTGCGCTCCGCCGGATTCGGCGAGTTCTTTACCCATCGCACCGGGCACTCCATTACGTCGTCCGAGCACGGCACCGGGCCGAACATCGATAACCTGGAGACCGAGGACCGTCGAAGACTCCAAAAAGGGCACTTGTTCTCGATCGAACCGGGTATTTACCAGAAAGACTGCGGCTTCCGCACTGAGATAAACGTGCTGATCGGTCACGATGGGGTCGAAGTGACCACGCTCCCGTTGCAAATGCAGATCACTCCGCTCTTATAG
- a CDS encoding AAA family ATPase: protein MNHRIVITGAPGSGKTDFLLRLSTHSTFSRFTFFDELARQLLIEDPSIRQDKRRFHGEIYRRQTSRERAVDGPFITDRGTVDAFAFHPETLIDVATSLSREYKRYSAAIQLGSAARLGDNFYRCDAVRNETIEDALIIEEALRRVWQGHPGYHFVSAQPDYEAKYQEFLSLLNRITDRSGADTRQPQHEKH from the coding sequence ATGAATCACCGCATCGTCATAACCGGCGCTCCGGGGTCCGGTAAGACGGATTTTCTCCTGCGATTGTCGACCCATTCGACGTTTTCGCGTTTCACCTTTTTCGATGAGCTGGCCAGGCAACTGTTGATAGAGGATCCCTCGATTCGGCAGGACAAGAGGCGCTTTCACGGTGAAATCTATCGCCGCCAGACTTCGCGCGAACGGGCGGTCGATGGCCCGTTCATTACGGATCGTGGGACGGTAGATGCTTTCGCCTTTCACCCGGAAACACTCATCGATGTGGCGACCTCGCTGTCGCGTGAGTACAAGAGATACAGCGCCGCTATCCAGCTTGGTTCGGCGGCGCGACTGGGTGACAATTTCTATCGGTGCGACGCCGTACGGAATGAAACCATTGAGGATGCGTTGATTATCGAAGAGGCGCTCCGCCGTGTCTGGCAGGGGCATCCCGGTTACCATTTCGTTTCGGCGCAGCCGGATTACGAGGCCAAATACCAGGAGTTCCTCTCGCTGCTGAACCGTATCACCGATCGGTCCGGGGCGGACACCCGGCAGCCACAACACGAAAAACACTGA